A portion of the Ricinus communis isolate WT05 ecotype wild-type chromosome 10, ASM1957865v1, whole genome shotgun sequence genome contains these proteins:
- the LOC8283848 gene encoding protein MODIFIER OF SNC1 11 — protein sequence MENLNPTAIAPLEDNPSKALDAPIPSPVQSDLVEVTAPVNKDAEDSKSTKVSGNTAPVSDTEKKIRRAERFGITVQLSEQEKRNSRAERFGTGPTVKSGEELKRKARAERFGLPVAVSADEEAKKKARLQRFAPTSKEEEDKEKAKDMRPSQPSSNSLSMNGKGNVEPKAAIAGKAGGGP from the exons ATGGAGAATCTCAATCCCACAGCCATCGCTCCTCTCGAAGATAACCCTAGCAAAGCCCTAGATGCCCCGATTCCTTCTCCTGTTCAGTCGGATCTAGTCGAGGTCACCGCACCAGTTAATAAGGATGCCGAGGATTCTAAGAGCACTAAGGTATCAGGGAATACTGCTCCTGTCTCTGACACCGAGAAGAAGATCCGCCGCGCCGAGCGCTTTGGAATTACTGTTCAATTATCCGAGCAAGAGAAACGCAATTCTCGGGCCGAGAG GTTTGGAACTGGGCCCACTGTAAAGAGTGGTGAGGAGCTAAAGAGGAAGGCTAGAGCAGAGAG GTTTGGACTTCCTGTGGCTGTGAGTGCTGATGAGGAGGCCAAGAAAAAAGCTCGACTTCAAAGATTTGCACCAActtcaaaagaagaagaagacaaagAGAAAGCAAAGGATATGAG GCCTTCACAACCTTCATCAAATTCGTTATCGATGAATGGCAAGGGAAATGTTGAACCA AAGGCAGCGATTGCAGGCAAGGCGGGTGGGGGGCCCTGA
- the LOC8283847 gene encoding LOW QUALITY PROTEIN: thylakoid membrane protein TERC, chloroplastic (The sequence of the model RefSeq protein was modified relative to this genomic sequence to represent the inferred CDS: substituted 1 base at 1 genomic stop codon), with amino-acid sequence MSLASVIHTINTIQPPLSLTLRVSPPKCSPRFHFSPPHFTPLLSLPHRLPYPIACSGGAQQDPDLSTSEAPHSVDKPEAHGNYTTSVKTVAFCVCAAVAFGIGIGFKDGVGKASEFFAGYILEQSLSVDNLFVFVLIFKYFKVPLMYQNRVLSYGIAGAIIFRLSLILLGSATLQRFEAVNLFLAAILLYSSVKLFASEDDETSLKTYAIIXSSHLFFDIAAKYDGNRFFTNEDGAWKATPLLLTVAVIELSDIAFAVDSIPAVFGVTRDPLIVFTSNLFAILGLRSLYTLISEGMADLEYLQPSIAVVLGFIGCKMILDFFGIHVSTEASLGVVATSLSAGVVLSLLKKSD; translated from the exons ATGAGTTTAGCTTCTGTTATCCATACtataaatacaattcaacCTCCTCTCTCTCTTACTCTTAGGGTTTCACCTCCCAAATGTTCCCCCAGATTTCACTTCTCTCCTCCTCATTTCACTCCTCTTCTTTCCCTACCTCACAGACTCCCTTATCCAATTGCTTGTTCTGGAGGCGCTCAACAGGACCCTGATTTATCTACCTCAG AAGCTCCCCATTCTGTGGATAAACCAGAGGCACATGGGAATTATACTACCTCCGTTAAAACTGTTGCTTTTTGT GTCTGCGCTGCTGTGGCATTTGGCATTGGTATTGGTTTCAAAGATGGAGTGGGTAAAGCTTCCGAGTTTTTTGCGGG GTATATATTGGAGCAAAGTTTGTCAGTGGACAATCTGTTCGTCTTTGTGctgattttcaaatatttcaaagtGCCACTCATGTATCAG AATCGGGTACTTTCATATGGAATTGCTGGTGCAATCATCTTTCGTTTGTCATTAATACTACTTGGATCAGCTACTCTCCAG AGGTTTGAGGCTGTCAACTTATTCCTCGCTGCAATACTCCTGTACTCATCTGTCAAG CTATTTGCCAGTGAAGATGATGAAACTTCTTTAAAGACTTATGCAATTATTTAATCATCCCATC ttttttttgatattgcAGCTAAATATGACGGGAATCGCTTCTTTACAAATGAGGATGGCGCATGGAAA GCCACACCTTTACTTCTCACAGTAGCAGTTATTGAGCTCAGTGATATAGCATTTGCT gtCGACTCAATTCCTGCTGTCTTTGGTGTTACAAGGGATCCTTTAATAGTTTTTACTTCTAATCTCTTTGCCATCTTAG GTCTAAGGTCGCTTTACACTCTTATCTCTGAAGGCATGGCAGACTTGGAGTATTTACAG CCTTCGATTGCTGTTGTTCTAGGCTTCATCGGGTGTAAAATGATCTTGGATTTCTTTG GGATTCATGTGTCAACCGAGGCATCTCTCGGTGTTGTGGCAACAAGTCTTAGTGCAGGTGTGGTATTGAGTTTATTGAAGAAGTCTGACTAG